In Streptomyces sp. NBC_00483, a single window of DNA contains:
- a CDS encoding serine-threonine protein kinase — protein MSAPKARQAPEVHVRPYWELRFDADGDPDPRQLATLLREARQVRDLVVFAHGWNNSRSIAIRLYDRFFAPFPGLAPGASLGYVGVLWPSMRFTDEQIPDFDRSAADSTTAATVPRTTLDKGTRQGLAEAFPRSGPVVDLLARRLEEQSDAASAFDEFGGLVRQLVGVGPSVSGSDTSEDGGPHSTPAMLHEDTRAMCLEFAAALETAAGPGAAEAFRLPGGLAKAWKGAHELLRQATYFAMKRRAGKVGKAGLGPALGRLAEEAPKVRVHLVGHSFGARLVSFALAGMPKGVHNVKSVTLLQGAFSHYVFAGRGALKGRQARVDGPLVACFSRHDTALSVMYPLASRLAGDDRTLVDLGERWGALGHDGFQDVDGAVRFTLADVLRAGVPGAGCVSVDAAQVVRNGPPPSGAHSDICHAELARVVLGAGRVTT, from the coding sequence ATGTCCGCACCCAAGGCACGTCAAGCACCTGAAGTCCACGTCCGGCCCTACTGGGAGCTGAGGTTCGACGCCGACGGCGATCCGGATCCCCGGCAGCTCGCCACGCTCCTGCGCGAAGCGCGCCAGGTGCGCGATCTGGTGGTCTTCGCGCACGGCTGGAACAACAGCCGCTCCATCGCGATCCGCCTGTACGACCGCTTCTTCGCGCCGTTCCCCGGCCTGGCGCCCGGCGCCTCCCTCGGCTACGTGGGCGTCCTGTGGCCGTCCATGCGGTTCACGGACGAGCAGATCCCGGACTTCGACCGGTCGGCCGCCGACTCGACCACGGCCGCCACCGTCCCGCGGACCACGCTCGACAAGGGCACCCGGCAGGGGCTCGCCGAGGCCTTCCCGCGCAGTGGGCCCGTCGTGGACCTGCTGGCGCGGCGCCTGGAGGAGCAGTCGGACGCGGCGTCCGCCTTCGACGAGTTCGGTGGTCTCGTACGGCAGTTGGTCGGGGTCGGGCCCTCGGTGTCCGGCTCCGACACCTCGGAGGACGGCGGGCCGCACAGCACGCCCGCGATGCTCCACGAGGACACCCGGGCGATGTGCCTGGAGTTCGCGGCGGCCCTGGAGACGGCGGCGGGCCCGGGCGCGGCGGAGGCCTTCCGGCTGCCCGGCGGGCTCGCCAAGGCGTGGAAGGGGGCGCATGAACTGCTGCGCCAGGCCACGTATTTCGCGATGAAGCGGCGGGCGGGAAAGGTCGGCAAGGCCGGGCTCGGTCCTGCGCTCGGGCGTCTCGCCGAGGAGGCGCCGAAGGTGCGCGTGCACCTGGTGGGGCACAGCTTCGGCGCGCGGCTCGTCTCCTTCGCGCTCGCCGGGATGCCGAAGGGCGTCCACAACGTGAAGTCCGTGACGCTCCTTCAGGGAGCCTTCTCGCACTACGTGTTCGCCGGCCGGGGCGCGCTGAAGGGGCGGCAGGCGCGGGTGGACGGGCCGCTGGTGGCGTGCTTCTCGCGGCACGACACGGCGCTGAGCGTGATGTACCCGCTGGCCTCGCGGCTTGCGGGCGACGACAGGACGCTGGTCGATCTCGGCGAGCGCTGGGGCGCCCTCGGGCACGACGGCTTCCAGGACGTCGACGGCGCGGTGCGCTTCACGCTGGCGGACGTGCTGCGGGCCGGGGTGCCGGGAGCGGGCTGTGTGAGCGTGGACGCGGCGCAGGTGGTGCGCAATGGGCCCCCGCCTTCGGGGGCCCACAGCGACATCTGTCACGCCGAGTTGGCGCGGGTGGTGCTGGGTGCGGGGCGGGTCACTACGTAG